From Rhodobium gokarnense, a single genomic window includes:
- a CDS encoding cobyric acid synthase, giving the protein MLDPAPPRRGRSLMIQGTSSDVGKSLLVAGLCRAYTRRGLKVAPFKAQNMSNNAAVTVDSDLEDGPDAPAPRGEIGRAQALQARASGLAASIHMNPVLLKPQALVGSQVVLRGRALGNWPARHYHNLKPMLLPAIMDSYRRIAADADLVLVEGAGSGTEVYLRHCDITNMKLAEVADLPVVLLTDNDRGGAIAAVVGSWLLHDDAERARIRGYIVNKFRGYFSLYEPGCDVMTEKTGWPLLGVVRWFDTADHLPAEDALALARPARSEGGSLVIAVPQISRMANFDDLDPLSSEPGVDLRWVRPGRPIPADADVVLLPGSKTTRAALDTIIAEGWDIDILAHHRRGGRVVGICAGFQMLGTVVRDPHGIEGPPGETRGLGLLDIETTIGGDKRLVEIDADDAVSGTRVTGYEMHMGRTEGPGLKNPWFRLDGRPEGAMSPDGRVMGGYLHGIFGADGFRRHWIAEVGGAASERRYQAEVDAALDALADQLEQDLDLDALLALAK; this is encoded by the coding sequence ATGCTCGACCCGGCGCCGCCGCGCCGCGGCCGCTCGCTGATGATCCAGGGAACGAGCTCCGACGTCGGCAAGAGCCTCTTGGTCGCCGGCCTCTGCCGGGCCTACACCCGGCGCGGCCTGAAGGTTGCCCCCTTCAAAGCCCAGAACATGTCGAACAACGCCGCCGTCACCGTCGACAGCGACCTTGAGGATGGCCCGGACGCCCCCGCCCCGCGCGGCGAGATCGGCCGCGCCCAGGCCCTCCAGGCCCGCGCCTCCGGCCTTGCCGCCTCCATCCACATGAACCCGGTGCTGTTAAAACCCCAGGCCCTCGTCGGCTCGCAGGTCGTCCTGCGCGGCCGCGCGCTCGGCAACTGGCCGGCACGGCACTACCACAACCTCAAACCCATGCTGCTTCCGGCGATCATGGACAGCTACCGGCGCATTGCCGCCGATGCGGATCTGGTGCTGGTGGAAGGCGCCGGCAGCGGCACCGAGGTTTACTTACGCCACTGCGACATCACCAACATGAAGCTCGCTGAGGTCGCCGACCTGCCGGTGGTGCTCCTCACCGACAACGACCGGGGCGGGGCGATCGCCGCCGTCGTCGGCTCCTGGCTGCTGCACGACGATGCCGAGCGCGCCCGCATCCGCGGCTACATCGTCAACAAGTTCCGCGGCTATTTCTCGCTCTATGAGCCCGGCTGCGACGTCATGACGGAAAAGACCGGCTGGCCTCTGCTCGGCGTCGTGCGCTGGTTCGACACCGCCGATCACCTGCCGGCCGAGGACGCTCTGGCGCTCGCCCGCCCGGCCCGCAGCGAGGGCGGCAGCCTCGTCATCGCCGTGCCGCAGATCTCGCGCATGGCCAATTTCGACGACCTCGACCCGTTATCGAGTGAGCCCGGCGTCGACCTTCGCTGGGTGCGCCCCGGACGGCCGATCCCGGCCGATGCCGACGTGGTGCTCCTGCCCGGGTCCAAGACCACCCGCGCCGCCCTCGATACGATCATCGCCGAAGGCTGGGACATCGACATCCTCGCCCACCACCGGCGCGGCGGTCGCGTCGTCGGCATCTGCGCCGGTTTCCAGATGCTGGGAACGGTCGTGCGCGATCCCCACGGCATCGAGGGCCCGCCGGGCGAGACCCGCGGCCTCGGCCTCCTCGACATCGAAACGACGATCGGCGGCGACAAGCGGCTCGTGGAAATCGACGCCGACGACGCTGTCAGCGGCACGAGGGTTACCGGCTACGAAATGCATATGGGCCGCACCGAAGGCCCCGGCCTGAAAAACCCCTGGTTCCGCCTCGACGGCCGCCCCGAAGGCGCCATGTCGCCCGACGGCCGGGTCATGGGCGGCTACCTCCACGGCATCTTCGGCGCCGACGGATTCCGGCGCCACTGGATCGCCGAAGTCGGCGGCGCGGCCTCGGAACGCCGCTACCAGGCAGAGGTCGACGCGGCCCTCGATGCCCTTGCCGACCAGCTCGAACAGGACCTCGACCTCGACGCGCTGCTGGCGCTGGCAAAATGA
- the cobO gene encoding cob(I)yrinic acid a,c-diamide adenosyltransferase — protein MTDAPSNARHAEKMAKKKAARDKIMATKSGEKGLIIVHTGTGKGKSSSGFGMILRCIAHEMPCAVVQFVKGAWDTGERRLLTGHFGDLCQFYAMGEGFTWETQDRERDIAAARAGWEKAKELIRDESIRMVLLDEINIALRYDYLDVQEILDFLEAEKPPLTHVVLTGRNAKDALIEAADLVTEMTLVKHPFRSGIKGQPGVEF, from the coding sequence ATGACCGACGCCCCCTCCAATGCCCGCCACGCCGAGAAGATGGCCAAGAAGAAGGCCGCCCGCGACAAGATCATGGCGACGAAATCCGGCGAAAAGGGCCTGATCATTGTCCACACCGGCACAGGCAAGGGAAAGTCCTCCTCCGGCTTCGGCATGATCCTGCGCTGCATCGCCCACGAAATGCCGTGCGCGGTCGTCCAGTTCGTCAAGGGCGCCTGGGACACCGGCGAGCGGCGCCTTTTGACCGGCCATTTCGGCGATCTCTGTCAGTTTTATGCCATGGGCGAGGGCTTCACCTGGGAGACCCAGGACCGAGAGCGCGACATCGCCGCCGCCCGCGCCGGCTGGGAAAAAGCCAAGGAGCTGATCCGCGACGAGAGCATCCGCATGGTGCTGCTCGACGAGATCAACATCGCGCTGCGCTACGACTATCTCGATGTTCAGGAGATCCTCGACTTCCTGGAAGCCGAAAAGCCGCCGTTGACCCATGTCGTGCTGACCGGCCGCAACGCCAAGGACGCCCTCATCGAGGCTGCCGACCTCGTCACCGAGATGACCCTCGTCAAGCACCCGTTCCGCTCCGGCATCAAGGGCCAGCCCGGCGTGGAGTTCTGA
- a CDS encoding sulfotransferase: MESGSSERGGAGAAARTEDTRANASGKIFYISPQRCGTKSFSQFFRRNGYTAASWNETARNQWPLASLEGRFKDILDSEDFRSHTVFEDGPWYHPPLFKYLYWTFPDARFVYFSRPVEDWLKSMKSHSKGFAPGDPKRHSMVYDRLSDYYALLDAGVEPQLRIEGAEEIYVRAFNNHRLQVRAFFEDKPADRFFAGELYDADKFAKLGKAWGLSFDSSADVHIHKSGAPFARDFANERD; encoded by the coding sequence ATGGAATCGGGTTCCAGCGAGCGCGGCGGGGCGGGCGCCGCCGCGCGGACGGAAGACACGCGTGCGAACGCGTCCGGCAAGATCTTCTACATCTCGCCGCAGCGTTGCGGAACGAAGTCGTTTTCACAGTTCTTCCGCCGCAACGGATACACGGCGGCGAGCTGGAACGAAACGGCCCGCAATCAGTGGCCGCTCGCGTCGCTGGAAGGGCGTTTCAAGGATATTCTCGACAGCGAGGACTTCCGGTCCCACACCGTCTTCGAGGACGGTCCATGGTACCATCCGCCGCTGTTCAAATATCTCTACTGGACCTTTCCAGACGCACGCTTCGTCTACTTTTCAAGGCCGGTCGAGGACTGGCTGAAATCCATGAAGTCCCATTCCAAGGGGTTCGCCCCGGGCGATCCGAAGCGGCATTCCATGGTCTACGACCGGCTTTCCGACTATTATGCCCTGCTCGATGCCGGCGTGGAACCGCAATTGAGAATCGAAGGCGCGGAGGAGATCTACGTCCGTGCCTTCAACAATCATCGTCTTCAGGTCAGGGCGTTTTTCGAGGACAAGCCCGCCGACCGCTTTTTCGCCGGTGAGCTCTACGACGCCGACAAGTTCGCCAAGCTCGGCAAGGCATGGGGTCTTTCGTTCGACAGCTCGGCGGATGTCCACATCCACAAGTCCGGCGCGCCCTTTGCCCGCGATTTCGCCAACGAACGCGACTGA
- a CDS encoding metal ABC transporter permease, translating into MSFDTLLMPFQFGFMQNAFFLAVLVSVPTALLSCFLVLKGWALMGDAVSHAVLPGVVLAYILGLPLIVGAFFAGMTCALATGYLAYNSRVKQDTVMGVVFSGMFGLGIVLYVSVDTNVHLSHILFGNMLGVEAGELWTAGLISAAVSAAIALKWKDLVLHAFDPAQAQASGLPVAWLHYGLLAALSLTIVATLSAAGLILAIALLIAPGAIAFLLVRRFGAMLFVAIGVCMASMIAGTYLSFFLDSAPAPTIVLMLTALFIVAFVRRLILTRRASMRTVAA; encoded by the coding sequence ATGTCCTTCGATACCCTCCTGATGCCGTTCCAGTTCGGCTTCATGCAGAACGCCTTCTTCCTCGCGGTCCTCGTCTCAGTCCCAACGGCGCTGCTCTCGTGCTTTCTCGTTCTGAAGGGCTGGGCCCTGATGGGCGATGCGGTCAGCCATGCCGTGCTGCCCGGCGTCGTCCTGGCCTACATCCTCGGCCTGCCGCTGATCGTCGGCGCCTTTTTCGCCGGCATGACCTGCGCCCTTGCCACCGGCTACCTCGCCTACAACAGCCGGGTGAAGCAGGACACGGTGATGGGCGTCGTCTTCTCCGGCATGTTCGGCCTCGGCATCGTGCTCTACGTCTCCGTCGACACCAACGTCCATCTCAGCCACATCCTGTTCGGCAACATGCTGGGCGTGGAGGCGGGTGAGCTGTGGACCGCCGGCCTCATCTCGGCCGCCGTCTCCGCCGCCATCGCCCTGAAATGGAAGGACCTGGTGCTGCACGCCTTCGACCCGGCGCAGGCCCAGGCCTCCGGCCTGCCCGTCGCCTGGCTCCATTACGGGCTGCTGGCGGCCCTGTCCCTGACCATCGTCGCGACCCTTTCCGCCGCCGGGCTGATCCTCGCCATCGCGCTCCTGATCGCACCCGGCGCCATCGCCTTTCTCCTGGTCCGCCGCTTCGGCGCCATGCTGTTCGTCGCCATCGGCGTCTGCATGGCCTCGATGATCGCCGGCACCTATCTGAGCTTCTTCCTCGACAGCGCCCCGGCCCCGACCATCGTCCTGATGCTGACCGCCCTCTTCATCGTCGCCTTCGTCCGCCGGCTCATCCTGACCAGACGCGCCTCGATGCGGACCGTCGCCGCCTAG
- a CDS encoding metal ABC transporter permease — MIAHLLEPFGYSYMTNAMWVSALVGGVCAFLSAYLMLKGWSLIGDALSHSVVPGVAGAYILGLPFALGAFVAGGLAAGAMLFLSERSGLKVDVIIGLIFTSFFGLGLFLISVNPMAISIETITMGNILAITPEDTLQLAIIGVVSLVVLLAKWKDLMVTFFDENHARSIGLRPGLLKAVFFVLLSASVVAAMQTVGAFLVIAMVVTPGATAYLLCDRFPRLILTSVAIGTATSFLGAYASYFIDGATGGIIVCLQTLIFLAAFVLAPKHGLIAARRRAAAVRRESERARIEEAA, encoded by the coding sequence ATGATCGCCCATCTCCTTGAGCCCTTCGGCTACAGCTACATGACCAACGCCATGTGGGTCTCGGCCCTCGTCGGCGGCGTCTGCGCGTTCCTGTCGGCCTATCTGATGCTGAAGGGCTGGTCGCTGATCGGCGATGCCCTCTCCCATTCCGTCGTGCCCGGCGTTGCCGGCGCCTATATCCTCGGCCTGCCCTTTGCGCTGGGCGCCTTCGTCGCCGGGGGGCTCGCGGCCGGCGCCATGCTGTTCCTGTCGGAGAGGTCGGGCCTCAAGGTCGACGTCATCATCGGTCTCATCTTCACGTCCTTCTTCGGCCTCGGCCTCTTCCTCATCTCCGTCAATCCGATGGCGATCAGCATCGAGACCATCACCATGGGCAACATCCTGGCGATCACGCCGGAGGACACCCTGCAGCTCGCCATCATCGGCGTCGTCTCGCTGGTCGTGCTTCTGGCCAAGTGGAAGGACCTGATGGTGACCTTCTTCGACGAGAACCATGCCCGCTCCATCGGCCTGAGGCCCGGCCTCCTGAAGGCCGTCTTCTTCGTGCTCCTCTCCGCCTCCGTCGTCGCCGCCATGCAGACCGTCGGCGCCTTCCTCGTCATCGCCATGGTGGTGACGCCCGGCGCCACCGCCTACCTCCTCTGCGACCGCTTCCCGCGACTGATCCTGACGTCTGTGGCGATCGGCACGGCGACGAGCTTCCTCGGCGCCTATGCGAGCTACTTCATCGACGGCGCCACCGGCGGCATCATCGTCTGCCTGCAGACCCTCATCTTCCTTGCCGCATTCGTGCTGGCGCCAAAGCACGGGCTCATCGCCGCCCGCCGCCGCGCCGCCGCCGTCCGCCGCGAAAGCGAGCGCGCGCGCATCGAGGAGGCCGCCTGA
- a CDS encoding manganese/iron ABC transporter ATP-binding protein produces the protein MLDQTRSLDSRAAKGGTGSGILAENVTVTYRNGHTALFKASFEIPRGTVTALVGVNGAGKSTLFKAIMGFLPLATGEIRLLGRTVKQALKENLVAYVPQAEEVDWAFPVLVEDVVMMGRYGHMGFLRRPRAADREAVDEALSRVNMQDFRHRQIGELSGGQRKRVFLARALAQEGRVILLDEPFTGVDVKTEEQIVALLRELRDEGRVMLVSTHNLGSVSEFCDRTVLVKATVLAYGPTETTFTRTNLEKAFGGVLRHFTLGGAALHEDADDTREVTILTDDERPFVQYGERTVQSRREENGGEEDGSRKGGSDR, from the coding sequence ATGCTCGACCAGACCAGATCGCTCGACAGTCGTGCCGCCAAGGGCGGAACCGGAAGCGGTATCCTCGCCGAGAACGTCACCGTCACCTACCGCAACGGCCACACCGCCCTCTTCAAGGCGAGCTTCGAGATCCCGCGCGGCACCGTGACGGCCCTCGTCGGCGTCAACGGCGCCGGCAAATCGACGCTGTTCAAGGCGATCATGGGCTTCCTGCCCCTGGCGACCGGCGAGATCCGTCTGCTCGGGCGCACGGTGAAGCAGGCGCTGAAGGAAAACCTCGTCGCCTATGTGCCCCAGGCCGAAGAGGTCGACTGGGCCTTTCCGGTGCTGGTCGAGGACGTCGTCATGATGGGCCGCTACGGCCATATGGGCTTCCTGCGCCGGCCGCGCGCCGCCGACCGCGAAGCCGTCGACGAGGCGCTTTCCCGCGTCAACATGCAGGACTTCCGCCACCGCCAGATCGGCGAGCTCTCCGGCGGCCAGAGGAAGCGCGTGTTCCTCGCCCGCGCCCTCGCCCAGGAAGGCCGGGTCATCCTTCTTGACGAGCCGTTCACCGGCGTCGACGTCAAGACCGAGGAGCAGATCGTCGCCCTCCTGCGCGAACTGCGCGACGAGGGCCGGGTGATGCTGGTCTCCACCCACAATCTCGGCTCGGTCTCCGAATTCTGCGACCGCACCGTGCTGGTCAAGGCGACGGTCCTCGCCTACGGGCCGACCGAGACCACCTTCACCCGTACGAACCTGGAAAAGGCCTTCGGCGGCGTGCTGCGCCACTTCACCCTTGGCGGCGCGGCGCTCCACGAGGACGCCGACGACACCCGCGAGGTCACCATCCTCACCGACGACGAGCGGCCCTTCGTCCAGTATGGCGAGCGCACCGTCCAGAGCCGGCGCGAGGAGAACGGAGGCGAGGAAGACGGGTCCCGGAAAGGCGGATCCGACCGATGA
- a CDS encoding metal ABC transporter substrate-binding protein — protein MIRPLFRLATGMAVAVGLAAGATAASAADRMKVVTTFTVLADMAANVAGDAADVVSITKPGAEIHGYEPTPRDIVGAIDADLILWNGLNLERWFEQFLSHLGDVPSATLSEGINPIPIKSGSYEGMPNPHAWMGLENSLIYIDNIVAAFSEHDPDNAAIYEKNAAAYKEKLRATLEPLRARIAEIPEDKRWLVTCEGAFSYLARDFGLKELYLWPMNADQVGTPQQVRKVIDGVRENDVPVVFCESTVNTAPAEQVARETGARYGGVLYVDSLSEPDGPVPTYIDLLRVTSQTVADGLTGDTN, from the coding sequence ATGATCCGTCCTTTATTCCGTCTTGCGACCGGCATGGCCGTTGCGGTCGGCCTTGCCGCCGGCGCCACCGCCGCGTCGGCCGCCGACAGGATGAAGGTCGTCACCACCTTCACCGTCCTTGCCGACATGGCCGCGAACGTTGCCGGCGATGCGGCGGATGTCGTCTCCATCACCAAGCCGGGCGCCGAGATCCATGGCTACGAGCCGACCCCGCGGGACATCGTGGGCGCGATCGACGCCGACCTGATCCTGTGGAACGGCCTCAATCTGGAGCGCTGGTTCGAGCAGTTCCTCTCCCATCTCGGCGACGTCCCCTCCGCCACGCTGAGCGAGGGCATCAACCCGATCCCGATCAAGTCGGGGTCGTATGAGGGCATGCCGAACCCCCATGCCTGGATGGGCCTGGAAAATTCGCTGATCTATATCGACAACATCGTTGCGGCCTTTTCCGAGCACGATCCGGACAACGCCGCGATCTATGAAAAGAACGCCGCCGCCTATAAGGAGAAGCTGAGGGCCACCCTGGAGCCCCTGCGCGCCCGGATCGCGGAAATCCCCGAGGACAAGCGCTGGCTGGTCACCTGCGAGGGCGCCTTCAGCTACCTTGCCCGCGACTTCGGCCTGAAGGAGCTGTACCTTTGGCCGATGAACGCCGACCAGGTCGGCACGCCGCAGCAGGTGCGCAAGGTCATCGACGGCGTCAGGGAGAACGACGTGCCGGTGGTGTTCTGCGAAAGCACCGTCAACACCGCGCCGGCCGAACAGGTCGCCCGCGAGACCGGCGCCAGATATGGCGGCGTGCTCTATGTGGACTCCCTGAGCGAGCCGGACGGCCCGGTCCCGACCTATATCGACCTGTTGCGGGTCACGTCGCAAACCGTTGCCGACGGCCTGACGGGCGACACCAACTGA
- a CDS encoding FadR/GntR family transcriptional regulator, with product MDSASATGRKTTAGRSDIGNLVTHHLAKQVFAGELKPGDQIPPEIELVTQFGISRASVRSGLQTLATLGIIARQAGRGSVVQEYREWNFLDPTVTEWMGTFAAPNPDFLSEIFEFRITIEPVISAIAARRANARDLLAMEEAFEMMARHQDRGHAREGTEISPFTEADIAFHTAIYRATHNLVWAQLAHILSPSILLVIRISNETADELRDSLARHRHLMECIRMRDADAAFDAALHVMNRTGYDLGLTTSRDNDEILARVRARLTPDATATGRRPEPSGEKAGS from the coding sequence ATGGATTCGGCTTCCGCGACAGGCAGGAAGACGACGGCTGGCCGCAGCGACATCGGCAACCTCGTCACCCACCATCTGGCAAAGCAGGTCTTTGCCGGCGAGTTGAAGCCCGGCGACCAGATCCCCCCCGAAATCGAGCTCGTCACCCAGTTCGGCATCAGCCGCGCCTCGGTGCGCAGCGGCCTGCAGACGCTGGCGACCCTCGGCATCATCGCCCGCCAGGCCGGTCGCGGTTCCGTCGTCCAGGAATACAGGGAATGGAACTTCCTCGATCCGACGGTGACGGAGTGGATGGGGACCTTCGCCGCGCCGAATCCCGATTTTCTCAGCGAGATCTTCGAATTCCGCATCACCATCGAGCCGGTGATTTCCGCGATCGCGGCACGGCGGGCCAATGCCCGCGATCTGCTCGCCATGGAAGAAGCGTTCGAGATGATGGCGCGGCACCAGGACCGCGGCCACGCCCGCGAGGGCACCGAGATCTCGCCCTTCACCGAGGCCGACATCGCCTTTCATACGGCCATCTACCGGGCGACGCACAATCTCGTCTGGGCGCAGCTTGCCCACATCCTCAGCCCGTCGATCCTCCTGGTCATCCGGATCAGCAATGAGACCGCGGACGAGCTGCGCGACAGCCTCGCGCGCCATCGGCACCTGATGGAATGCATCCGCATGCGCGATGCCGATGCCGCCTTCGATGCGGCCCTGCACGTCATGAACCGGACCGGCTACGACCTCGGTCTGACGACGTCGCGCGACAATGACGAAATCCTCGCCCGCGTCAGGGCGAGGCTCACCCCGGACGCCACCGCCACCGGGCGGCGTCCAGAACCATCCGGCGAAAAGGCCGGGTCATAA
- a CDS encoding TRAP transporter substrate-binding protein: protein MIVSKLARTGALVGAALGLAVAVQAAKAAEYEWTFQTSETAGEEQFKIKQHWAENIGTMSGGRIKIEILPTGAVVPHNQTLDAVGSGILQGHLTDPSYFSGLNPAFSMLGNLVGAWGDPLEFMEYMQYGGGEELYNELVEPYNVHLIGAAATGLEAFVTKKPIRSVADLKGLKLRAPEGMVYEIFAKAGASPVNLPGSEVYTGLEKGVIDAADYTVFSTNHAQGLHQFARFPNYPGFHSLPMVAVSMNKEIWDGLPDDLKTIMEVATDSLAYELVFKLKAKDLAAVQEARADPNIEVIDMPAEERKKFRNIAKEEWAVWAKKNELTQKIYDSVVAFLTTRNLM, encoded by the coding sequence ATGATCGTTTCGAAACTGGCACGCACCGGCGCGCTCGTCGGCGCCGCCCTGGGGCTGGCCGTCGCCGTCCAGGCGGCCAAGGCCGCAGAGTATGAATGGACGTTCCAGACCTCGGAGACCGCCGGTGAGGAACAGTTCAAGATCAAGCAGCACTGGGCCGAGAACATCGGCACCATGTCCGGCGGCCGCATCAAGATCGAGATCCTGCCGACCGGCGCCGTAGTGCCGCACAACCAGACGCTGGACGCCGTCGGCTCCGGCATCCTGCAGGGCCACCTGACCGACCCGAGCTACTTCTCCGGCCTCAACCCGGCCTTCTCCATGCTCGGCAACCTGGTCGGCGCCTGGGGCGATCCGCTGGAGTTCATGGAATACATGCAGTATGGCGGCGGCGAGGAGCTCTACAACGAACTCGTCGAGCCCTACAATGTGCACCTGATCGGCGCCGCCGCCACCGGCCTTGAGGCCTTCGTCACCAAGAAGCCGATCCGCTCGGTCGCCGACCTCAAGGGCCTGAAGCTGCGCGCGCCGGAAGGCATGGTCTATGAGATCTTCGCCAAGGCCGGCGCCTCGCCGGTGAACCTGCCGGGTTCGGAAGTCTATACGGGCCTTGAGAAGGGCGTCATCGACGCCGCCGACTACACGGTCTTTTCGACCAACCACGCGCAGGGCCTGCACCAGTTCGCGCGCTTCCCGAACTATCCGGGCTTCCATTCCCTGCCGATGGTCGCGGTCTCCATGAACAAGGAGATCTGGGACGGCCTGCCGGACGACTTGAAGACGATCATGGAAGTGGCGACGGACTCGCTCGCCTACGAGCTCGTCTTCAAGCTGAAGGCCAAGGATCTTGCCGCCGTGCAGGAGGCCCGTGCCGACCCGAATATCGAGGTCATCGACATGCCGGCCGAAGAGCGCAAGAAATTCCGCAACATCGCCAAGGAAGAATGGGCGGTGTGGGCCAAGAAGAACGAGCTGACCCAGAAGATCTACGACTCCGTCGTCGCGTTCCTCACCACGCGTAACCTGATGTAG
- a CDS encoding TRAP transporter small permease subunit — protein sequence MSHIPEPETAIPAEPDGHAGTEGHIRTRLDEAIEWCGRGLAWLVFVAMGISVVEVISRYVFDSPTSWVHETTVFLIAIIFAIGGPAALARDKHIRVRLIYDAVSAKTRRWLDIFNSVITLLFAGGMTYAAYVLFWRASHNPFGEWQLERSGTSWNPPFPALTKGIILFALILMTLQTILHLVHAIRGAPDADPRGTGPAKEH from the coding sequence ATGTCGCACATTCCCGAGCCCGAGACGGCCATCCCCGCCGAACCGGACGGCCATGCCGGGACCGAAGGCCATATCCGGACCCGGCTCGATGAGGCCATCGAATGGTGCGGGCGCGGCCTTGCCTGGCTGGTCTTCGTCGCCATGGGGATCAGCGTCGTCGAAGTCATCAGCCGCTACGTCTTCGACAGCCCGACCTCCTGGGTGCACGAGACGACGGTGTTCCTCATCGCCATCATCTTCGCCATCGGCGGGCCGGCCGCGCTCGCCCGCGACAAGCACATCCGGGTGCGGCTGATCTACGACGCGGTCTCGGCAAAGACCCGGCGCTGGCTCGACATCTTCAATTCCGTCATCACGCTGCTCTTTGCCGGCGGCATGACCTATGCGGCCTATGTCCTGTTCTGGCGGGCCTCGCACAATCCGTTCGGCGAATGGCAGCTGGAGCGCTCGGGCACGAGCTGGAACCCGCCGTTCCCGGCGCTGACCAAGGGCATCATCCTCTTTGCGCTCATCCTGATGACGCTGCAGACGATCCTGCATCTCGTCCACGCCATCCGCGGTGCGCCGGACGCCGATCCGCGCGGCACCGGTCCTGCGAAGGAGCATTGA
- a CDS encoding TRAP transporter large permease, translated as MGGLGLQAMGIEWGTYVLVGSIFLLLLSGLPLAFVTGLVALVFTVGWFGPNAIPLVIARVYGFITEYSLVAVPMFVLMASLLDRSGIARDLFSGMRVLAGRLPGGVAIQTLVVAVFLAAMSGIIGGEIVLLGILALPQMLRLGYDRKIAIGVVCGGGSLGTMIPPSIVLIIYGLIASVSIADLFVAAVTPGIMLAGLYMNYVLIRCVMNPELAPAMPPLPVEQRGPERIRAVKAIILPAAIAFMVLGTIYAGIASVTEAAAMGVFGVLVATLIRREMTFKLVHDSVMQTLTTCGMIVWIGVGAATLVGVYNLMGGNRFVSATILGIDAAPVVIIIVMMIILLILGLFLDWIGIAMLTLPIFVPIITKLGYDPIWFGILFAVNMQVSFLSPPFGPAAFYLKGVAPPEISLGDIFKSLWPFILMQLTVLALMLAFPNLAMWLV; from the coding sequence ATGGGCGGTCTCGGTCTTCAGGCGATGGGCATCGAATGGGGCACCTATGTGCTCGTCGGCAGCATCTTCCTCCTGCTTCTCTCCGGCCTGCCGCTGGCCTTCGTCACGGGCCTGGTGGCGCTCGTCTTCACCGTTGGCTGGTTCGGCCCCAACGCCATTCCGCTGGTGATTGCCCGGGTCTATGGCTTCATCACCGAATACTCGCTCGTCGCCGTGCCGATGTTCGTTCTCATGGCGTCGCTGCTCGACCGGTCGGGCATAGCGCGCGATCTCTTTTCCGGCATGCGCGTGCTGGCCGGACGCCTTCCGGGCGGCGTCGCCATCCAGACCCTCGTCGTTGCCGTGTTCCTGGCCGCCATGTCGGGCATCATCGGCGGCGAGATCGTGCTCCTCGGCATCCTCGCCCTGCCGCAGATGCTGCGCCTCGGCTACGACCGCAAGATCGCCATCGGCGTCGTCTGCGGCGGTGGCTCGCTCGGCACCATGATCCCGCCCTCCATCGTCCTCATCATCTACGGCCTGATCGCCAGCGTCTCCATCGCCGACCTGTTCGTTGCCGCCGTCACGCCGGGCATCATGCTCGCCGGCCTTTACATGAACTATGTGCTGATCCGCTGCGTGATGAACCCGGAGCTGGCGCCGGCGATGCCGCCGCTGCCCGTGGAGCAGCGCGGGCCGGAGCGCATCCGCGCGGTCAAGGCCATCATCCTGCCGGCGGCGATCGCCTTCATGGTGCTCGGCACCATCTATGCCGGCATCGCCAGCGTCACCGAGGCCGCGGCCATGGGCGTCTTCGGCGTCCTCGTTGCGACCCTCATTCGCCGCGAAATGACATTCAAGCTGGTCCATGACAGCGTCATGCAGACGCTGACCACCTGCGGCATGATCGTGTGGATCGGCGTCGGCGCGGCGACCCTCGTCGGCGTCTACAACCTGATGGGCGGCAACCGCTTCGTCTCCGCCACCATCCTCGGTATCGACGCAGCACCCGTCGTGATCATCATCGTCATGATGATCATCCTGTTGATCCTCGGCCTGTTCCTCGACTGGATCGGCATCGCCATGCTGACCCTGCCGATCTTCGTGCCGATCATCACCAAGCTCGGATATGATCCGATCTGGTTCGGCATCCTGTTTGCCGTCAACATGCAGGTCTCGTTCCTGAGCCCGCCCTTCGGGCCGGCGGCCTTCTACCTCAAGGGCGTCGCGCCACCCGAGATCAGCCTCGGCGATATCTTCAAGTCGCTGTGGCCGTTCATCCTGATGCAGTTGACGGTGCTCGCCCTGATGCTCGCCTTCCCGAACCTGGCCATGTGGCTGGTCTAG